ACGTACTGGGTTTTATCGAGTCAGATTTAAAATATTCCATTCATTGCGTCCGAGCCGTTACATTTACCCACGATGATCCCGATCATTACGGCGGTGTGTTGGCGCTAGCTGGTCTTTGTGGTGCTCCTGTTTATGCGCCATATGGATCGAGTCGGAGTGTGCATAAATTTCTCAATGATCCCGCCGGTGTTTTGATCCGCATAGCCACAAGTATTCGTGAGCTTTTTCGTCGGAGATCGTGGTCAATGTACTTTAGTCGTTCTCGTAATCACGCTGCTCGCTTAGAGCCAAAGTTTATTGGTGGCTTGGAAGCGGCAAGGGAAGGCGCTGACAAAACAATAAGATTAAAAGGCGGCGATAGTATTTTTGGCTTTGCCGGCTGGGAGCTACTGCATACGCCGGGCCACTCTTGGGATTCCTGCTGTTTTTATCATTCGGCTAGTAAAAGTATTATTACCGGTGACACTTTGCTGGGCAGCGGACCACAGAAGCGCGTGGTGGTGCCAGCGATTTATTCTAACCGTAAACAAATG
This window of the Zhongshania sp. R06B22 genome carries:
- a CDS encoding MBL fold metallo-hydrolase; translation: MKIHQVKTRLSNSYVIEDIRDGEPQLLVIDVAVACHRYVLGFIESDLKYSIHCVRAVTFTHDDPDHYGGVLALAGLCGAPVYAPYGSSRSVHKFLNDPAGVLIRIATSIRELFRRRSWSMYFSRSRNHAARLEPKFIGGLEAAREGADKTIRLKGGDSIFGFAGWELLHTPGHSWDSCCFYHSASKSIITGDTLLGSGPQKRVVVPAIYSNRKQMQHTLKHLAALEIETIYPGHGSVICDATAIASEARAFSAKR